The genomic interval TATATTTGACGGAAAAAACAACCTACGGTAATTTCTTCTTTTTGTGAACTATATAGTGAAGCGATTATCTTATTTTTTTCTATTTTCATTGTTCTTGAGTTGTTCTGATAATTCGGATAAGTTGCGTGATAACTATAAACAAGCTTTGGCTCAATTTCAATCAAAACATTTGAATGAATCCAAATCATCCTTCGAAAGACTTTATAAAGATAATCCAGATTATTTACTCGTCAGGTTGATGCTCGCGAAAACGTATTTCTTTTCGAATAACCTCAAAGTAGCTGCGAAATTATTTGAAGAAGACTATTCTAAAA from Leptospira fainei serovar Hurstbridge str. BUT 6 carries:
- a CDS encoding tetratricopeptide repeat protein: MRDNYKQALAQFQSKHLNESKSSFERLYKDNPDYLLVRLMLAKTYFFSNNLKVAAKLFEEDYSK